The following are encoded in a window of Variovorax paradoxus genomic DNA:
- a CDS encoding metallophosphoesterase family protein → MSCLLQVSDPHFGTEQPEVLQALERLAHALAPQAVLLSGDITQRATRRQFAAARAFADRLAAPVVAIPGNHDIPLFQLAARAFSPYGRYTEAFGTDLEPVFACDDWLVVTVNTTRWYRHEDGEVSPAQVERVAARLAHATPRQVRVVVTHQPVLVTRPEDRSNRLHGRDAAVARWTAAGADLIVGGHIHLPFVRPLDEHFQGCPPTAWAVQAGTAVSTRVRSDAPNSVNVLRTEAPGDGAQRVCVVERWDHSAAAKAFKLVDLLRLPLASRAAGP, encoded by the coding sequence ATGAGCTGCCTGCTGCAAGTGTCCGACCCGCACTTCGGCACCGAGCAGCCCGAGGTGCTGCAAGCGCTCGAGCGCCTCGCGCACGCGCTGGCACCGCAGGCGGTGCTGCTGTCGGGCGACATCACGCAGCGCGCCACGCGCCGCCAGTTCGCGGCAGCGCGCGCTTTTGCCGACCGGCTCGCGGCGCCGGTGGTCGCGATTCCGGGCAACCACGACATCCCGCTGTTCCAGCTGGCGGCGCGCGCCTTCTCGCCCTACGGTCGCTACACGGAAGCCTTCGGCACCGACCTGGAGCCGGTGTTCGCCTGCGACGACTGGCTGGTGGTCACGGTCAACACGACGCGCTGGTACCGGCACGAAGACGGCGAGGTGTCGCCCGCACAGGTCGAGCGCGTCGCGGCCCGGCTGGCGCACGCCACGCCCCGGCAGGTGCGCGTGGTCGTGACGCACCAGCCGGTGCTGGTGACACGGCCTGAAGACCGCTCGAACCGCCTGCACGGGCGCGACGCGGCGGTCGCTCGCTGGACGGCGGCGGGCGCCGACCTGATCGTCGGCGGCCACATCCACCTGCCCTTCGTTCGTCCGCTCGACGAGCACTTTCAGGGCTGTCCGCCCACCGCCTGGGCGGTGCAGGCCGGCACCGCGGTGTCGACGCGCGTGCGCTCGGACGCGCCCAATTCGGTGAACGTGCTGCGCACGGAAGCGCCCGGCGACGGCGCGCAGCGCGTCTGCGTGGTCGAACGCTGGGACCATTCGGCGGCGGCCAAAGCCTTCAAGCTTGTCGACCTATTGCGGCTTCCGCTTGCCAGCCGCGCGGCAGGCCCTTAG
- a CDS encoding phosphatase PAP2 family protein, producing the protein MVLLAQQLGEHALAWFALALTVSVLGAGLGCRMLQRRHSLPDTGEPDESRLALGLGLGFVLILAAAVLVAWIASHLGDGRTMGRADQALADAIGTHVPWGALVSFSWLTHLGDAQLLAPVCGVVALLLWRNAHRGLALGWVIALGGIVVLNPALKHIFARARPVHDHGLALETSFSFPSGHSAGAIVSYGMLLYLALRLLPARWHVPAAMATVAAIVTIACSRVFLQVHFASDVAAGLLTGLGWLLVCVSSLEYARHRKRRTAR; encoded by the coding sequence TTGGTTCTTCTTGCACAACAGCTGGGCGAGCACGCCCTGGCCTGGTTCGCGCTCGCGCTGACCGTGTCGGTGCTCGGTGCCGGCCTCGGCTGCCGGATGCTGCAACGGCGCCATTCGCTGCCCGACACCGGCGAGCCCGATGAATCGCGCCTGGCGCTCGGTCTGGGCCTGGGCTTCGTGCTGATCCTCGCGGCGGCGGTGCTGGTCGCCTGGATCGCTTCGCACCTCGGCGACGGCCGCACCATGGGCCGCGCCGACCAGGCGCTCGCCGACGCCATCGGCACCCACGTGCCGTGGGGCGCGCTCGTGAGCTTCAGCTGGCTCACGCACCTGGGCGACGCACAACTGCTCGCACCCGTGTGCGGGGTGGTCGCGCTGCTGCTGTGGCGCAACGCACACCGCGGTCTGGCGCTGGGCTGGGTGATCGCGCTCGGCGGCATCGTGGTGCTGAACCCGGCGCTCAAGCACATCTTTGCGCGCGCCCGGCCGGTGCACGACCACGGGCTGGCGCTGGAAACGAGCTTCAGCTTTCCCAGCGGCCACAGCGCGGGCGCGATCGTGAGCTACGGGATGCTGCTGTACCTGGCGCTGCGGCTGCTGCCGGCGCGCTGGCATGTGCCGGCCGCCATGGCCACGGTGGCGGCCATCGTCACCATCGCCTGCAGCCGGGTCTTCCTGCAGGTGCACTTTGCGAGCGATGTCGCGGCCGGCCTGCTGACCGGCCTGGGCTGGCTGCTCGTGTGCGTGAGCAGCCTGGAATACGCGCGGCACCGCAAGCGCCGCACCGCCCGCTGA
- the glyS gene encoding glycine--tRNA ligase subunit beta yields the protein MNKNSLLVELFVEELPPKALKKLGEAFAGVLRDQLVAQGLAEAGSVLTPYASPRRLAAHLTHVAERAADKAVSQKLMPVAVGLDASGQPTPALLKRLAALGADASAVPGLKRAMDGKAEALFYESTAKGATLAEGLQKALAEAIAKLPIPKVMSYQLESGCDMPGWSSVSFVRPAHGLVALHADTVVPIEALGLKAGRETHGHRFEAAVDPVVLRDANSYALQLQDDGAVIASFEARRAEIARQLAAAAVKVGGGSVPIHDDALLDEVTALVERPNVLVCSFEPEFLEVPQECLILTMKANQKYFPLLDASSKLTNKFLVVSNITPDDASAVIQGNERVVRPRLADAKFFFDQDRKKSLASRVESLGKVVYHNKLGTQGERVQRVMHIARGIAEKLGDATLAAQATQAAQLAKADLVTDMVGEFPELQGTMGRYYALHDGLDAAVADAIEDHYKPRFAGDELPRNSVGLAVALADKLETLVGMFGIGNLPTGDRDPFALRRHALGVIRMLIEKDLALGLDALLQDAAAQFSAIDGFDSSKATVELRDFILDRLAGSLREQGASAQEVDAVLAPLPQRLGEVPKLLAAVRAFAALPAAAALAAANKRIGNILKKAPEADAHVSELLLQEPAEKALHAAMAQVVPAANAQFDAGDYTGSLQTLAALREPVDAFFTDVMVNAEQADLRLNRLGLLMSLHAAMNRVAQLERLAV from the coding sequence ATGAACAAGAACTCCCTCCTGGTCGAACTGTTTGTCGAAGAGCTGCCGCCCAAGGCGCTGAAGAAGCTCGGCGAGGCCTTTGCCGGCGTGCTGCGCGACCAGCTCGTGGCGCAAGGCCTGGCCGAAGCCGGCTCGGTGCTCACGCCCTACGCGTCGCCGCGCCGCCTGGCCGCGCACCTCACGCACGTGGCTGAGCGCGCCGCCGACAAGGCCGTGTCGCAAAAGCTCATGCCCGTGGCCGTGGGGCTCGATGCCTCGGGCCAACCGACGCCCGCGCTGCTCAAGCGCCTGGCCGCCCTCGGCGCCGACGCCTCGGCCGTGCCTGGCCTCAAGCGCGCCATGGACGGCAAGGCCGAAGCCCTGTTCTACGAAAGCACCGCCAAGGGCGCCACGCTGGCCGAAGGCCTGCAGAAGGCGCTGGCCGAAGCCATCGCCAAGCTGCCGATTCCGAAGGTCATGAGCTACCAGCTCGAAAGCGGCTGCGACATGCCCGGCTGGAGCAGCGTGAGCTTCGTGCGCCCCGCGCACGGCCTCGTGGCGCTGCATGCCGACACCGTGGTGCCCATCGAGGCGCTGGGCCTGAAGGCCGGCCGCGAAACGCACGGCCACCGCTTCGAAGCAGCGGTCGATCCCGTGGTGCTGCGCGACGCCAACAGCTACGCGCTGCAGTTGCAGGACGACGGCGCCGTCATCGCCAGCTTTGAAGCGCGCCGCGCCGAAATCGCACGCCAGCTCGCGGCGGCTGCGGTCAAGGTCGGCGGCGGCTCGGTGCCGATCCACGACGACGCGCTGCTCGACGAAGTGACCGCGCTGGTCGAACGTCCCAACGTGCTGGTGTGCAGCTTCGAGCCCGAGTTTCTCGAAGTGCCGCAGGAGTGCCTCATCCTCACGATGAAGGCCAACCAGAAGTACTTTCCGCTGCTCGATGCGTCGAGCAAACTCACGAACAAGTTCCTCGTCGTCAGCAACATCACGCCCGACGACGCGAGCGCGGTCATCCAGGGCAACGAGCGCGTCGTGCGCCCGCGCCTGGCCGATGCCAAGTTCTTCTTCGACCAGGACCGCAAGAAATCGCTGGCCTCGCGCGTCGAGTCGCTGGGCAAGGTGGTCTATCACAACAAGCTGGGCACGCAGGGCGAACGCGTGCAGCGCGTGATGCACATCGCGCGCGGCATCGCCGAAAAACTCGGCGACGCGACGCTGGCCGCGCAGGCGACCCAGGCCGCGCAACTGGCCAAGGCCGACCTCGTGACCGACATGGTCGGCGAGTTCCCCGAGCTGCAGGGCACCATGGGCCGCTACTACGCGCTGCACGACGGCCTCGATGCCGCCGTGGCCGACGCCATCGAAGACCACTACAAGCCGCGCTTCGCCGGCGACGAGCTGCCGCGCAACAGCGTGGGCCTCGCGGTCGCGCTGGCCGACAAGCTCGAGACGCTGGTCGGCATGTTCGGCATCGGCAACCTGCCCACCGGCGACCGCGACCCGTTCGCGCTGCGCCGCCATGCGCTGGGCGTGATCCGCATGCTGATCGAGAAAGACCTCGCGCTGGGGCTCGATGCCCTGCTGCAGGACGCCGCCGCGCAGTTCAGCGCCATCGACGGTTTCGACAGCAGCAAGGCCACGGTCGAGCTGCGCGACTTCATCCTCGATCGCCTTGCCGGCAGCCTGCGCGAGCAGGGCGCCAGCGCCCAGGAAGTCGACGCCGTGCTGGCCCCGCTGCCGCAGCGCCTGGGCGAAGTGCCCAAGCTGCTGGCGGCCGTGCGCGCCTTCGCCGCACTGCCCGCCGCCGCTGCACTCGCCGCCGCCAACAAGCGCATCGGCAACATCCTGAAGAAGGCGCCCGAAGCCGACGCCCACGTCAGCGAGTTGCTGCTGCAGGAGCCCGCCGAGAAGGCGCTGCACGCCGCCATGGCGCAGGTCGTGCCCGCTGCCAACGCCCAGTTCGACGCGGGCGACTACACCGGCTCGTTGCAGACGCTGGCCGCGCTGCGCGAACCGGTCGATGCGTTCTTCACGGACGTGATGGTGAATGCCGAGCAGGCCGACCTGCGGCTGAACCGCCTGGGCCTGCTGATGTCGCTGCACGCCGCGATGAACCGCGTCGCGCAGCTCGAGCGGCTGGCTGTCTGA
- a CDS encoding lysophospholipid acyltransferase family protein produces the protein MAFIRSVLHALWMLVTVVPWGIIMCVCSLWKRGIPLYWMAARWLGWAVDGARVIMGIRTRVTGMENLPTDQLAGAVLLVKHQSTFETFLMPTLMPHPLAYVFKKELIYVPFFGWAMARLDMIHIDRSQRAQAFNKVVSQGRKLLAQGIWIIMFPEGTRIPRGQKGTYKSGGTRLACETGVPVIPIAVTSAKVWPRKAFVKRPGVVDVSIGPAISSVGRKPDELMREVEAWIEAEMRRLDPEAYSDSAVQPQQALPREAG, from the coding sequence ATGGCGTTTATCCGTTCCGTTCTCCACGCCCTGTGGATGCTTGTCACCGTGGTGCCCTGGGGCATCATCATGTGCGTCTGCTCGCTCTGGAAGCGCGGCATTCCGCTGTACTGGATGGCCGCGCGCTGGCTCGGCTGGGCGGTCGACGGTGCGCGCGTCATCATGGGCATCCGCACGCGCGTGACCGGCATGGAAAACCTGCCGACCGACCAGCTCGCCGGCGCCGTGCTGCTGGTCAAGCACCAGTCCACGTTTGAAACCTTCCTCATGCCCACGCTGATGCCGCATCCGCTGGCCTACGTGTTCAAGAAGGAACTGATCTACGTGCCCTTCTTCGGCTGGGCGATGGCGCGGCTGGACATGATCCACATCGACCGCAGCCAGCGCGCGCAGGCCTTCAACAAGGTCGTGAGCCAGGGCCGCAAGCTGCTCGCGCAGGGCATCTGGATCATCATGTTCCCCGAAGGCACGCGCATTCCGCGGGGCCAGAAGGGCACCTACAAGAGCGGCGGCACGCGCCTGGCCTGCGAAACCGGCGTGCCCGTGATCCCGATCGCCGTCACATCGGCCAAGGTCTGGCCGCGCAAGGCCTTCGTGAAGCGCCCCGGCGTGGTCGACGTGTCGATCGGCCCGGCGATCTCGAGCGTGGGCCGCAAGCCCGACGAGCTGATGCGCGAAGTCGAAGCCTGGATCGAGGCCGAGATGCGCCGCCTCGACCCTGAGGCCTACAGCGACAGCGCGGTGCAGCCGCAGCAGGCGTTGCCGCGCGAAGCGGGCTGA
- the chrA gene encoding chromate efflux transporter → MLEVFLAFLALGLTSFGGPVAHLGYFRAEFVERRKWLDDKSYSDLVALCQFLPGPASSQVGIALGLGRAGWGGALAAWLGFTLPSAVALILFAAGVTHWAGLAQSGAVHGLKVVAVAVVAQAVWGMAKSLCPDRLRAGVAIVAALLVLAVPSAMGQIVAIVAGGVVGRWALQLGPLPAAQHRDHGVRKSTGAALLGLFAVLLVALPMLAEATQWPALSVLASFYRSGALVFGGGHVVLPLLQAGVVPTGLVSNDVFLAGYGAAQAVPGPLFTFAAFLGAAMPGPFGGWVGGVALLLAIFLPAFLLVAGALPFWETLRQRDGVQRAMAGVNAAVVGVLLAALYDPVWTSAIHSKADFGLALAAFGLLVYARLSPVWVVGLAAFAGWLLAL, encoded by the coding sequence GTGCTCGAAGTCTTCCTCGCCTTTCTCGCGCTCGGCCTGACCTCCTTCGGCGGCCCGGTGGCGCACCTCGGCTACTTCCGCGCGGAGTTCGTCGAGCGTCGCAAGTGGCTCGACGACAAGAGCTATTCCGACCTCGTGGCGCTGTGCCAGTTCTTGCCCGGACCCGCGAGCAGCCAGGTCGGCATTGCCCTGGGGCTCGGCCGCGCGGGGTGGGGCGGGGCGCTGGCAGCGTGGCTCGGGTTCACGCTGCCGTCCGCCGTGGCGCTTATCCTCTTTGCGGCCGGCGTCACGCATTGGGCGGGTCTTGCCCAATCGGGCGCCGTGCACGGGCTGAAGGTCGTCGCGGTGGCCGTCGTCGCGCAGGCAGTGTGGGGCATGGCGAAGTCGCTGTGCCCCGACCGGTTGCGCGCGGGTGTGGCCATCGTCGCGGCGCTGCTGGTGCTCGCGGTGCCTTCGGCCATGGGGCAGATCGTCGCCATCGTCGCCGGGGGCGTTGTCGGTCGATGGGCGCTGCAGCTCGGCCCCCTTCCCGCCGCGCAGCACCGCGACCACGGCGTGCGCAAGTCGACCGGCGCCGCGCTGCTGGGCCTGTTCGCCGTCCTGCTCGTCGCACTGCCGATGCTGGCGGAGGCGACGCAGTGGCCGGCGCTGTCCGTCCTCGCGTCCTTCTATCGCTCGGGCGCGCTGGTGTTCGGTGGCGGTCACGTCGTGCTGCCCTTGCTGCAGGCGGGCGTGGTGCCTACAGGACTGGTCTCGAACGACGTGTTCCTGGCCGGCTACGGCGCGGCCCAGGCCGTGCCGGGGCCCTTGTTCACGTTCGCGGCCTTCCTTGGCGCCGCCATGCCGGGACCGTTCGGCGGCTGGGTGGGCGGCGTGGCGCTGTTGCTGGCGATCTTCCTGCCCGCCTTCCTGCTGGTGGCCGGCGCGCTGCCGTTCTGGGAGACGCTGCGCCAGCGCGATGGGGTCCAGCGCGCGATGGCGGGCGTGAACGCGGCGGTCGTCGGCGTGCTGCTCGCCGCGCTCTACGACCCGGTGTGGACGAGCGCCATCCACTCGAAGGCCGACTTCGGCCTCGCGCTGGCCGCCTTCGGCTTGCTGGTCTACGCGCGCCTCTCGCCGGTGTGGGTTGTCGGGCTCGCGGCGTTCGCCGGCTGGCTGCTGGCCCTGTAA
- a CDS encoding asparaginase codes for MYFSAHFRAFATGAALLAASALAQAQQALPNVVILATGGTIAGAGASAVNSATYAAAKVGVEKLIAGLPELAKVANVRGEQVFQVASESLTNDNLMTLAKRVSALSKQSDVDGIVITHGTDTLEETAYFLTLTVHTNKPIVVVGSMRPGTALSADGALNLYDAVNVAGSKDAMGKGVLVTMGDNIDTGRDVSKNVNIKTSAFSSQWGPLGMIVEGKNYWFRAPVKRHTTNSEFNIDTITALPPVEIAMGYEGVSSVAIDAIAKSGAKALIHGGTGNGSVADRIVPNLQKARTDGVIVIRSSRVPDGFVIRNAEQPDDKYDWVVAHDLRPQKARILAMVALTKTNNTKELQRIFWEY; via the coding sequence ATGTACTTTTCTGCCCATTTCCGTGCCTTCGCGACCGGTGCCGCGTTGCTCGCGGCCAGCGCGCTCGCGCAGGCCCAGCAGGCACTGCCCAACGTGGTGATCCTGGCGACCGGCGGCACCATCGCCGGCGCCGGCGCCTCGGCCGTCAACAGCGCGACCTACGCGGCCGCCAAGGTCGGTGTCGAGAAGCTGATCGCCGGCCTGCCCGAGCTGGCCAAGGTCGCCAACGTGCGCGGCGAGCAGGTGTTCCAGGTGGCTTCCGAAAGCCTCACCAACGACAACCTGATGACGCTGGCCAAGCGCGTCTCAGCGCTGTCCAAGCAGTCGGACGTCGACGGCATCGTGATCACCCACGGCACCGACACGCTGGAAGAAACCGCCTACTTCCTGACGCTCACCGTGCACACCAACAAGCCGATCGTGGTGGTCGGCTCGATGCGCCCGGGCACGGCCCTGTCGGCCGACGGTGCGCTCAACCTGTACGACGCCGTGAACGTGGCGGGCAGCAAGGACGCGATGGGCAAGGGCGTGCTCGTGACGATGGGCGACAACATCGACACCGGCCGCGACGTGAGCAAGAACGTCAACATCAAGACCAGCGCGTTCTCCAGCCAGTGGGGTCCGCTGGGCATGATCGTCGAGGGCAAGAACTACTGGTTCCGCGCGCCGGTGAAGCGCCACACCACGAACTCGGAGTTCAACATCGACACCATCACCGCGCTGCCGCCGGTCGAGATCGCCATGGGCTACGAAGGCGTGTCGTCGGTGGCCATCGACGCGATCGCCAAGAGCGGCGCCAAGGCGCTGATCCACGGCGGCACGGGCAATGGCTCGGTGGCCGACCGCATCGTGCCGAACCTGCAGAAGGCGCGCACCGACGGCGTGATCGTCATCCGCAGTTCGCGCGTGCCCGACGGCTTCGTGATCCGCAACGCCGAGCAGCCCGACGACAAGTACGACTGGGTGGTGGCGCACGACCTTCGCCCGCAGAAGGCGCGCATCCTGGCGATGGTGGCTCTCACGAAAACCAACAACACCAAGGAACTGCAACGCATCTTCTGGGAATACTGA
- a CDS encoding diacylglycerol/lipid kinase family protein, producing MAPPHIGPDAPFFIVLNAGSGSESAAQARQVIDEAFEADGRRHRVFLVDGPGRVQALAREAVERARAVGGVVVAAGGDGTINAVAQATLGSGCPFGVLPQGTFNYFSRTHGIPRDTAQALQVLLTQQPRPVQVGLVNDRVFLVNASMGLYADLLEERESHKARFGRHRWIAFYSGLLTVLRGRHRHWQLRIASHGHERDIRTPTLFVGNNPLQLMQAGVDHAEAPEQGQLTAVALKPVGLLAMPGLLVRGALGRLGDADEVLSFPFESMTVKAGRLRTPRRVKIATDGEIDWVDMPLLFRVAPDPLWLVRPDSAPELEAARP from the coding sequence ATGGCACCGCCCCACATCGGCCCCGACGCTCCCTTTTTCATCGTGCTCAATGCCGGCTCCGGCAGCGAGAGCGCCGCACAGGCCCGGCAGGTCATCGACGAAGCCTTCGAGGCAGACGGCCGCCGGCACCGCGTGTTCCTCGTGGACGGCCCCGGCCGCGTGCAGGCACTGGCGCGCGAGGCGGTCGAGCGTGCCCGCGCCGTGGGCGGCGTGGTGGTGGCCGCGGGCGGCGACGGCACCATCAATGCCGTGGCCCAGGCCACGCTCGGCAGCGGCTGCCCTTTCGGCGTGCTGCCGCAGGGCACCTTCAACTATTTCAGCCGCACCCACGGCATTCCGCGCGACACGGCGCAGGCGCTGCAGGTGCTGCTCACGCAGCAGCCCCGGCCCGTGCAGGTGGGGCTGGTGAACGACCGCGTGTTTCTGGTCAACGCCAGCATGGGCCTGTATGCCGATCTGCTGGAAGAGCGCGAAAGCCACAAGGCGCGCTTCGGCCGCCACCGCTGGATCGCCTTCTACTCGGGCCTGCTGACGGTGCTGCGCGGACGCCATCGCCACTGGCAGCTGCGCATTGCCTCGCACGGCCATGAGCGCGACATCCGCACGCCCACGCTGTTCGTGGGCAACAACCCGCTGCAGCTGATGCAGGCGGGCGTCGACCACGCAGAGGCGCCCGAGCAGGGCCAGCTGACCGCCGTGGCGCTCAAGCCGGTCGGCCTGCTGGCGATGCCGGGGCTGCTGGTGCGCGGCGCGCTCGGGCGGCTGGGCGATGCCGACGAGGTGCTGAGCTTTCCGTTCGAGTCGATGACGGTGAAGGCCGGCCGGCTGCGCACGCCGCGCCGCGTGAAGATCGCGACCGACGGCGAGATCGACTGGGTCGACATGCCCCTGCTGTTCCGCGTGGCGCCCGACCCGCTGTGGCTGGTGCGGCCCGACAGCGCGCCCGAGCTGGAGGCGGCGCGGCCATGA
- the glyQ gene encoding glycine--tRNA ligase subunit alpha — translation MLTFQQIILKLQSYWADKGCALLQPYDMEVGAGTSHTATFLRALGPEPWKAAYVQPSRRPKDGRYGENPNRLQHYYQYQVVLKPAPSNILELYLGSLEALGFDLKKNDIRFVEDDWENPTLGAWGLGWEVWLNGMEVTQFTYFQQVGGIDCKPITGEITYGLERLAMYLQGVDNVYNLTWTDGLSYGDVYKQNEVEQSTYNFEHSDAEFLFTAFNAHEKQAKHLMTEQLALPAYEQVLKAAHSFNLLDARGAISVTERAAYIGRIRNLARSVAQSYYDSRERLGFPMAPREWVAQMPPKKAA, via the coding sequence ATGTTGACCTTCCAGCAAATCATTCTCAAACTGCAGTCGTACTGGGCCGACAAGGGCTGCGCGCTGCTGCAACCGTACGACATGGAAGTGGGCGCAGGCACCTCGCACACCGCCACCTTCCTGCGCGCGCTCGGCCCCGAGCCCTGGAAGGCCGCCTACGTGCAGCCCAGCCGCCGCCCCAAGGACGGCCGCTACGGCGAGAACCCCAACCGCCTGCAGCACTACTACCAGTACCAGGTCGTGCTCAAGCCCGCGCCCAGCAACATCCTCGAGCTCTACCTCGGCAGCCTCGAGGCCCTGGGCTTCGACCTGAAGAAGAACGACATCCGCTTCGTCGAAGACGACTGGGAGAACCCCACGCTCGGCGCCTGGGGCCTGGGCTGGGAGGTCTGGCTCAACGGCATGGAAGTGACGCAGTTCACCTACTTCCAGCAGGTCGGCGGCATCGACTGCAAGCCCATCACCGGCGAGATCACTTACGGCCTGGAGCGCCTGGCCATGTACCTGCAGGGCGTGGACAACGTCTACAACCTCACGTGGACCGACGGCCTGAGCTACGGCGATGTCTACAAGCAGAACGAGGTCGAGCAGTCGACCTACAACTTCGAGCACAGCGACGCCGAGTTTCTGTTCACCGCCTTCAACGCGCACGAAAAGCAGGCCAAGCACCTCATGACCGAGCAGCTCGCGCTGCCGGCCTACGAGCAGGTGCTCAAGGCCGCCCACAGTTTCAACCTGCTCGACGCGCGCGGCGCCATCAGCGTGACCGAGCGCGCGGCCTACATCGGCCGCATCCGCAACCTCGCGCGCAGCGTGGCGCAGAGCTACTACGACAGCCGCGAGCGCCTGGGCTTCCCGATGGCGCCGCGCGAATGGGTTGCGCAGATGCCCCCGAAGAAAGCCGCCTGA
- the gmhB gene encoding D-glycero-beta-D-manno-heptose 1,7-bisphosphate 7-phosphatase produces MKLVILDRNGTINVHREDFVKSDIEWTPLPGALEAVARLNHAGWHVVVASNQSGLGRGLFDMASLNAMHAKMHKMLAAVGGKVDAVFYCPHSPDEGCDCRKPKDGLFLQIGDRFGIDLKGVPTAGDSLRDLQAGASAGCEPHLLLTGMGAACRGVHPLPPEYPADTRVHDDLAAFVDFLLAREARAALQVAV; encoded by the coding sequence ATGAAGCTCGTCATCCTCGACCGCAACGGCACGATCAACGTGCACCGCGAAGACTTCGTCAAGAGCGACATCGAGTGGACGCCGCTGCCCGGTGCGCTCGAGGCCGTGGCGCGGCTCAACCATGCGGGTTGGCACGTGGTGGTGGCGTCGAACCAGTCGGGCCTGGGCCGCGGCCTGTTCGACATGGCCTCGCTCAATGCCATGCACGCCAAGATGCACAAGATGCTCGCGGCCGTGGGCGGCAAGGTGGATGCGGTGTTCTATTGCCCGCACAGCCCCGACGAGGGTTGCGACTGCCGCAAGCCCAAGGACGGGCTGTTCCTTCAGATCGGCGACCGCTTCGGCATCGACCTGAAGGGCGTGCCGACCGCGGGCGACAGCCTGCGCGACCTGCAGGCCGGCGCGTCCGCCGGCTGCGAACCGCACTTGCTGCTCACGGGCATGGGCGCGGCCTGCCGCGGGGTTCACCCGCTGCCTCCCGAATATCCGGCGGACACGAGGGTGCATGACGACCTCGCCGCCTTTGTCGACTTTCTGCTCGCGCGCGAAGCGCGGGCTGCACTGCAGGTGGCTGTCTGA